DNA sequence from the Alteribacter lacisalsi genome:
TGTTAAGCGGGGACGGTTCCTGAATGACATTTTTCATACCGATCCATCACTCTCACTATTTACGAAAAAATGCAGCACAGAACCGTTTTTAGTTAACAAGAACTTCGCCTGATAAACATACATTTGGTATTGATGCCAAAGGGGGCGAACAGGATGGAGAGGGTTGAAGGGATTCAGACGGCACCGGAGGAGTACATTGCTTTTATAGAAGGAAGCCTTCCAGCTCCGGAGGAAGCGAAGCGGGTGCTGATTCTCGGGGCGGGGCTTGCAGGGCTGACGGCCGGGAAGCTGTTAAAAGATGCGGGCCATGATGTGACGATTCTCGAAGGCAGCGACCGGGTTGGCGGCAGGGTGTATACGATCCGGGAGCCGTTCACGGAGGGGAATTACTTTGAAGCGGGGCCGATGAGGATTCCCGATTACCACGAGCTGACGCTGGCACTGATCAATCAGTTCGGGCTTGAAACGAACGAATTTATCAACACGACGGACAACGATCTGTACTATGTAAATAACCGTCTTGTCAGACGCTTTCAGTATGAAGACGATCCGGACATCCTCGGCTTTCCTGTTTCGGAAGATGAAAGCGGGGAAACGGCAGCTGAGCTTCTAAAGAGTGCTCTTAATGCTTTTTACAGGCTTTACGAGAATTCGACCGACGAGGAGCGGGAGGAGCTGGTCAGGGGTTTCGAGCAGTATTCCATGGAGAGCTTCCTCAGAAACAATCCGGTAGGGCGCTCCCTCTCCGGTGACGCGGTGCGGAAAATCCAGGTGATGCTCGGAATCGAAGGGTTTCCGGAGCTGAGCTTTATCGATATTTTCAGAAACATCATCAGTACGATTTTCGGAGAGAATACGAATTTCCTGGAGATTACCGGGGGAAACGACCAGCTGCCGAAAGCGTTTCTAGAGTACCTGGCGGACAATGTTATTTTTGACCGGAAGGTAACTTCGGTGATTAACGGTCCTCAACAGGTGGTCGTGCAGACAGAGGACCGGGAGGGGCGGATCTACACCTATGAGGGGGATGTGGTGATTACCACGATTCCGTTCTCGGCTTTTCAGTTTGTCCGGGTTACCCCCTTCAACTCCCTGAGCTATGAAAAAAGAAAAGCGATTCAGACGATCCATTACGTGTCTTCTGTAAAAGTGGGACTTGAATTCAGCGAGAAATTCTGGGAACGGGATGGTATGAGAGGCGGGAGCCTGACGACAGATCTGCCGATTCAGTTTACGCATTATCCGAGCAGCCGGATCGGAGAGCCCGGTCCCGGCGTCGTGCAGGCGAGCTACACCTGGGGCGATAACGCGCGACTGTGGGAATCTCTCACAGATGAGCAGCGGATCCGATTTGCGCTTGATTTCCTGGCATCCATTCACGGCGAGTACGTTCGGGATCTCTATCTGGGCGGGGCTTCCTACAGCTGGGCACAGAATCCGTTTGCGGCCGGATGCTTTACCCTTTACGCCCCCAACCAGGCAGCAGATTATCCGGAGATCATCAGACGGCCGGAGGGACGGATGCATTTCGCCGGGGAACATTCGTCGGATCTGCACGGGTGGGTGGAAGGAGCCGTCGAGTCCGGTGTGCGTGCGGCGCTGGAAGTGAATGAAGCCAAAGAATAGTGACGATGCAGATAAGCATGAATAAAAGTGGGAACAGTCCATGCTCCAAATGGGCTGTTTTTTGTCGTCGTTTTGTTTTAAGTAAAAAAGGGCATGTCATTTTTCCTCGTTCCCCTGACGTAGTCACTCAGCCTCATTTCTGTGAAAGGACCGATCGTGCTGTTTGGTGCATGCTGGAAAAGGAAAAAGGAAGGTGAACTTTGAAAGTGTATATAACACCGGCTTCTGCGCCAGACTGGTCTGATAGAGAGTGGAGTAAACGTAAAGGGAGAGTGCAGGTATGAGAGAAGTTAATTACAGCGGAAATCTCTGGTCCGGCGTCCTGTTCGGCTTGGGTGCCATAGCGTTTTTTGATGAAGTAGTCTTTCACCAGCTGCTCCGGTGGCATCATTTCTATGATCTGGCCACCACCGACATTGGCCTGATTTCGGACGGGCTGTTTCATGCGTTCAGCTGGTTTGCCACGATTGGCGGTCTGTTCTGGTTTGCTGACCTGCGCCGGAAAAAAAGCCTGTATCTGAAGCGGTGGTGGGGCGGCGTGTTAACAGGTGCCGGGGCATTCCAGCTTTATGACGGTCTGATTCAGCACAAAGTGATGCGGATTCACCAGATCCGTTACGTGGAAAATGTCTTGGTGTACGATATTATCTGGAATGTGACGGCCGCTTTGATGATTGCAGCGGGGGTTTATCTGCTGTATAAAACCCGGAGCGGCAATCGCCGGGCATCGGGGGCGGTGTAACGATGCATCACACGCATACTGAAATGGCAGGACTTCCGGTATGGTCCCAGATTCTTCTGGCGCTTCCGTTTCTTATTCTTGCGCTCCTGTATATCTGGGGGCTCATGGTCTCATCTGGAAAGGGCCGCTCATGGCCGGTGTGGCGGACATGTTTCTGGATTCTCGGATGTGTGCTGGCGTTCACTGCTGTCGCAGGTCCGCTGGCTGATCAGGCTCATCATGATTTCTACGTACATATGATGACCCATCTGTTATTGGGAATGCTGGCGCCGCTTTTGATGGTGCTGGCGGCTCCTATTATGCTTCTTCTCAGGGCCCTGCCGGTGACAGCTGCCCGGAAGGTAAGTGGTATTCTGAAATGGAGGGTCTTTCACGTACTGACCGATCCATTCGTGGCGTCCCTTATGAATATGGGAGCGCTGTGGGTGCTGTATACGACGCCGCTTTACAGCGGGATGCACGAGAGTCCTGCTCTTCATGTCCTGGTTCATGCCCATGTTTTTATTGCCGGGTATGTGTTTACGGCGTCGATGATTTCAAAGGATCCGATGCCCAACAGACCATCTTATTTTTACCGTAGTGTGGCGCTTGTCCTGGCCCTGGCCAGTCACGGCATTCTCTCTAAATACCTCTACGCCAATCCCCCGGCAGGAGTACCGGCGGCTGAAGCAGAGGCCGGCGGAATGCTGATGTTTTACGGCGGAGATATAGTGGATGGGGTGATCGTGTTTCTGCTGCTGCGCCAGTGGTACCACGCAGCCCGTCCAAAACCCTATAAATCCCCGCAGCCTGTAACGGGATAAAAAGGAGTACCCTGGTCATACGTTGGCCGGGGTATTTCCGCTCGAATGCAGTACCGTAGGGTATTGATCAGGCAGAAACTTCGCTTTTTTTCTGGCAGCGGCAATACGTTACAGGAAAATCAATCGTTTATGAACGTTCTTCTTCATGGTATAGAGTTAGAAAGGAGTGTGATTATGAATAATGTGTCTCGAATTCTAATTATATTTATCGCTTCTATCGTTGTGGGGTTTGCGTTTAACGTGTTCCTTCTGCCTCATGAAGTTCTTACCGGGGGAGTCACTGGTCTGGCTATGGTATTTGGTCTTCTTACGCCAGTAAATACCGGGTATTGGATCTTCCTCTTAAATATTCCGATCCTAATACTCGGCTGGATGAAGCTTGGAAAGATGTTTATCGGTAACAGTATCTTCTCGGTTTTTATCACGTCTGTATCGATGCTATATATTCCCGTTGTGCCTGTAACAAATGATCCGCTCCTGTCCTCGGTGTTCGGCGGAGTTATTGCAGGAGCAGCCATTGGTGTGATCATCCGTAACTACGGTTCTACAGGCGGTTTTGATGTGGTAAGCCTTGTCTTAATTAAGCGGTGGGATGTTCCATTGGGCGGGCTGATTTTCGCTTTAAACAGCGGGGTCGTCTTTATTTCCGGATTCTTCTTTGCCTGGGAGCTGGCGCTGTACACCATGGCTTCGATTTACATTACGGGACTGGTCATTGACCGGATCCATACACGCCATATCAAATTGAGCCTGATGGTGGTAACGACCAGGGGAGATGAACTGAAAAAGAACCTGATTGCCAACTTATACAGGGGCATCACCGTGATGGATGGAGAAGGTGCATACTCAGGAACAGGCGTCAAAGTGATGTATACGGTCATTTCACGCCCTGAGCTTGCCTTAGTCAGACCCCTGATTAAGGAAGTGGACCCTAATGCATTTGTGAGCGTAAGTGAAACCGTTGAAGTAATGGGGAATTTCAGGAGGGACTGACAGCAAGCAAACATATTAACATCACCAGCACAGGCCGCGGTCTGTGCTGCTGCTCTTTTCTAATGGCTGTATTCCTACAGATTGCTGCTGTAACTTAAATGTAAAATTCAACAGAAAACAATTAAAATGATACATACGATGACTTTTTTTCCAAAAAGATGAAACCTGAACCAGGATCTCAATATCTAATAGGTGTGAATGCAGAGGGGGGATAGGATTGAACAGTCTAAAAACAGTAAAAAAAGCCGCAAAGGGGTGCAGAAAATCATTTGAGATTCTCATAGAAGAGCACAAACTGACGATGTACAGGGTGAGCAGAACCATACTCTCCGACGACCAGGATTCAGCCGATGCCATCCAGGAAACCATTCTGAAAGCGTACGAGGGAATTAGTAAGCTACGGGAGCCCCGTTTCTTTAAAACATGGCTTATTCGGATTCTGATGAACGAATGCAACCAGATTCACAGAAAAAGAAAAAACATTATCCCTATTGACCACTTGTGGGAGTGTGCAGGAGAAGACAGGGGATACAGGGAACTGGAAGTGCTGGAACTCATCCATACCCTCCCTGACCGGGACAGCCAGCTTCTGAAACTGTTTTATATCGATGACTTGTCCATGGCTGATCTGGCTTTACTCTATGAAACATCAGAAAACACGATAAAAACACGCTTGAGACGAAGCCGGGAAAAACTTCGCAGCATGATCACGCAAAACAAGGAGGAAGAGTTATGGATAAATGGGAAAAACAATTAAACGAACAGATGAACCAGCCTCTGCCGGAACGGATCGATATTGCCGTAAGCAATACACTCTCCACCCTTCCTTCGAAAAAGAAAAACCGAAAAGGGGTAACTTATGCCTTCATCAGTGCAGCAGTTGTTTTTCTCCTAATGGTCAGCATGTCCTTGCTCTCCCCTTCCTTTGCTTCCTCCATGAAAAACCTGCCGATTGTGGGTTCCGCTTTTGAATATGCTAGTAGTGCGGGTATATTGAAAGGCGCGCAGGAAAATCTGGTGACTGCCGTTGGAGAGGAAGTCATCATTGACGGAAAAACGGTCATCTTTACAGACACCCTTTATGATGGTTCCCAGATTCATATCGGATATATGGAAGAATTTGATGAAGAATTGGGGCATGGCGATTTTCCCGGTCTCTGCCGTTTTACAATTAATGGAAAAGAGATCGGAAGCTACGGCTGGGGCGGGACGGGAACCTATCTTGATAACGGCTGGTACGCAGGAACAGTCAGTGTCCGCATACCGGACCTTCCCGACTCGTTTGAACTGGGCATCAAACCGTTTAAAGGAAATGCCTGGTCGGTTGAACTTCCTGTTGAAAAAAAAGGGAAATCCGAGACGTTTATAGTAAACGAAAGGAAAGAATCGGGTAATATCTCTCTTTCCTATCACACCGTTACCTTCCACCCTACGTCCACCGCGATTTCCCTGACCAGCTCCTATCCGGAAGCGTATGGTGACGAGTTTAACATGCTCGACTATCACATCGTCGATGAAAATGACCGAATTATTCAATCTTCGAGTGCAGGTGGCAGTGGTCAGGCGAAAGATGGTTTATACTTGAATGAATATTCCCTGTTCTATGAGCCTTTAAATGAAAAGCCGGAACAACTGACGATTACACCTTTTCTTGATCAGGCGGAAAGAGAGATTGCCTTTGTCCGGATGCCGTGGAAAGAGGAACCGGTCACCCTTTCCCAGGGAGAAGTAGGCAGCGTTACCGTTCATAGTATTGCGTCAGATGACGATGCAACGTATGTTACCTATACGCTGAAGGGGGAACACGTTTCCTATCAGAGCCAGTCGCTCTGGATGGAAGATCAGGAAGGGAATGAATACCGTTCACACAGCGCACCGGAATACATCGAAGATACAGGAGAATACAGACTTGAACTGGAGAGGGCCCCGGATCTTGAAGGCGTCATAATCGTCACAGTCGAACAGGAGGCCGTTCAGTTTCTTGATGACCTGCAAGTAACGATTTCAATTGAATAACAGAACCCGGCTACATGGAAATGGCTCTCAATTAGTGAGGGTCATTTCTTTATCTTATATTTACATGAGCGATATTTTTTCCTGCAGCAGGTACTATCTGCATCGACAGTTAAGGAGGCCCTGCAGCTTCAAACCCCTGCACTGGCATCGCCATCGATGGAAAGACCTGAAACCGTCCCCACTTTACTTTTGGGATTGCATTTCCATTTTTGTCCTCAAGTAGTATACTGTAGGAAGGAATTGGTATATTTTAAAGGGACGGGGGTTTTACTGGGAATGAATCTGATGGAATTTCTGGTTCCGGCAGGTGTGTTGTGTCTGCTCCTTGGTGCAATCTGGCCCGTGCTGCAGAAACGATACGCTTTTTCACCGGATACGGCCTGGCTTGTCGTGGCGATAATCCTTGCAGCTATCTATACGTTTGTCTTGATCATAACGGAAGCACAGGGAAGTTTATGGTACTTTGCCTGCGCTGTTTACGCGCTGATCGGGATTCATCTGACCGGTTCCCTGAGCCGGTGGGTAAAAAGATGGAGCAGTGCAAAATACAGTTAGTAAAGAATTGGGATTAAAGGATTATAAAGCAGGCTCCACGGGTACATATCTGGAAAAGGAATGGTTTGCCTGTCAAATGGCGGGAATCAGTAAGGTGGGGACAGAATGAACCAGTTGATGAAATATACAACTTTTATCGTGCTGCTGTGTGCGCTTTCTGCATGTGGTGAGGCAGAGGTTTTACAGGAATTAGAGGAGGTTACCACCTCCAATGATACGACGGTGAAACGGTTTACATATGATAGTGAAGGTCTGGAGATTGAGGGTTATCTTGTAAGGCCGGAAGTAGATGAAGCAGAAGAGCTTCCCGTGCTCATATACAATCGGGGCGGCAACCGGAATTTCGGTGCGATCAATCACCAGACGATCAATGATCTGCGCTTTTGGGCGGTACAGGGCTATGTGGTGCTGGCTTCGCAGTACCGGGGGGCCGGTGGAAGTGAAGGCAGTGACCAATTTGGCGGGGACGATTTAAGTGATGTGCTTTGGTTGCAGGATGTGGCGGAGGAGCTTTCGTATGCCGACACCTCCCGCATGGTGATGATCGGCTATTCCCGCGGCGGGATGATGACCTACCTGGCAGCAAAAGAAGGAATGGATCTTAAGGCAGCGGCAGTGATCGGCGCACCGGCTGATCTTTTCCAAGGTCATGAGGAAAGCGGTCCGCGGATGAAAGGCATTCTGGAGGAACTCGTCGGCGATCCGGAAGAGGATGCAGAGGCGTATGAAGCCCGGTCGGCCGTCCACTGGCCGGAAGAAATCGGGGTACCGACGCTGATCCTTCACGGGGAGGAAGATCAGGAAGTGAATGTACTTCAGTCCGAACGTCTTTATGCCATGCTAGACAGTATGCACGAGATGATTATCTACCCGGAGGCGGATCACGGTCTGAGTGGCTACCGGGACGAGTACCGGGAAGAGGTGCTTGACTGGTTTGAGCGCCATCTTGAGAAAGAGTAGTGGTTAATTTTGTAAAAAAATAGGGAATGGGAATCACAGACACTCAACTTGGATGAGATACTGTGACCCGTTCTTTTTTTATCGTAGCGATGGTTTCGGCTCCGACCCTCCTTGTTGCCGGGTGCAGCGAGCAGTCGGCGGAGGAGGATATGGCTGAACTGGAGAAGAAGTACGATTTGCACTTTCAGGTAATTGACGAGCCACCAGAGCGTGATGAGACTCCGCCGGAACTCGATTTCGAGGAGGCGGACCGGGTGTTTGCCTTTGCCGCTGAATTTATGGAAGATCAGGAAACGGATATGCCGGATCAGCCTGCGCTTATGGAGACGAACGATGATGACGTTCCCGCTGAAAGCGGCATCTATACGATCACGCTCGCCTCGGATACGGAGCCAAGCGGCCAGATCGTGGCGGAGCGCCACTTCAGCTTTGTGT
Encoded proteins:
- a CDS encoding flavin monoamine oxidase family protein; this translates as MERVEGIQTAPEEYIAFIEGSLPAPEEAKRVLILGAGLAGLTAGKLLKDAGHDVTILEGSDRVGGRVYTIREPFTEGNYFEAGPMRIPDYHELTLALINQFGLETNEFINTTDNDLYYVNNRLVRRFQYEDDPDILGFPVSEDESGETAAELLKSALNAFYRLYENSTDEEREELVRGFEQYSMESFLRNNPVGRSLSGDAVRKIQVMLGIEGFPELSFIDIFRNIISTIFGENTNFLEITGGNDQLPKAFLEYLADNVIFDRKVTSVINGPQQVVVQTEDREGRIYTYEGDVVITTIPFSAFQFVRVTPFNSLSYEKRKAIQTIHYVSSVKVGLEFSEKFWERDGMRGGSLTTDLPIQFTHYPSSRIGEPGPGVVQASYTWGDNARLWESLTDEQRIRFALDFLASIHGEYVRDLYLGGASYSWAQNPFAAGCFTLYAPNQAADYPEIIRRPEGRMHFAGEHSSDLHGWVEGAVESGVRAALEVNEAKE
- a CDS encoding cytochrome c oxidase assembly protein → MHHTHTEMAGLPVWSQILLALPFLILALLYIWGLMVSSGKGRSWPVWRTCFWILGCVLAFTAVAGPLADQAHHDFYVHMMTHLLLGMLAPLLMVLAAPIMLLLRALPVTAARKVSGILKWRVFHVLTDPFVASLMNMGALWVLYTTPLYSGMHESPALHVLVHAHVFIAGYVFTASMISKDPMPNRPSYFYRSVALVLALASHGILSKYLYANPPAGVPAAEAEAGGMLMFYGGDIVDGVIVFLLLRQWYHAARPKPYKSPQPVTG
- a CDS encoding DUF4179 domain-containing protein codes for the protein MDKWEKQLNEQMNQPLPERIDIAVSNTLSTLPSKKKNRKGVTYAFISAAVVFLLMVSMSLLSPSFASSMKNLPIVGSAFEYASSAGILKGAQENLVTAVGEEVIIDGKTVIFTDTLYDGSQIHIGYMEEFDEELGHGDFPGLCRFTINGKEIGSYGWGGTGTYLDNGWYAGTVSVRIPDLPDSFELGIKPFKGNAWSVELPVEKKGKSETFIVNERKESGNISLSYHTVTFHPTSTAISLTSSYPEAYGDEFNMLDYHIVDENDRIIQSSSAGGSGQAKDGLYLNEYSLFYEPLNEKPEQLTITPFLDQAEREIAFVRMPWKEEPVTLSQGEVGSVTVHSIASDDDATYVTYTLKGEHVSYQSQSLWMEDQEGNEYRSHSAPEYIEDTGEYRLELERAPDLEGVIIVTVEQEAVQFLDDLQVTISIE
- a CDS encoding sigma-70 family RNA polymerase sigma factor; translation: MNSLKTVKKAAKGCRKSFEILIEEHKLTMYRVSRTILSDDQDSADAIQETILKAYEGISKLREPRFFKTWLIRILMNECNQIHRKRKNIIPIDHLWECAGEDRGYRELEVLELIHTLPDRDSQLLKLFYIDDLSMADLALLYETSENTIKTRLRRSREKLRSMITQNKEEELWINGKNN
- a CDS encoding DUF2243 domain-containing protein; this encodes MREVNYSGNLWSGVLFGLGAIAFFDEVVFHQLLRWHHFYDLATTDIGLISDGLFHAFSWFATIGGLFWFADLRRKKSLYLKRWWGGVLTGAGAFQLYDGLIQHKVMRIHQIRYVENVLVYDIIWNVTAALMIAAGVYLLYKTRSGNRRASGAV
- a CDS encoding alpha/beta hydrolase family protein, which gives rise to MNQLMKYTTFIVLLCALSACGEAEVLQELEEVTTSNDTTVKRFTYDSEGLEIEGYLVRPEVDEAEELPVLIYNRGGNRNFGAINHQTINDLRFWAVQGYVVLASQYRGAGGSEGSDQFGGDDLSDVLWLQDVAEELSYADTSRMVMIGYSRGGMMTYLAAKEGMDLKAAAVIGAPADLFQGHEESGPRMKGILEELVGDPEEDAEAYEARSAVHWPEEIGVPTLILHGEEDQEVNVLQSERLYAMLDSMHEMIIYPEADHGLSGYRDEYREEVLDWFERHLEKE
- a CDS encoding YitT family protein — translated: MNNVSRILIIFIASIVVGFAFNVFLLPHEVLTGGVTGLAMVFGLLTPVNTGYWIFLLNIPILILGWMKLGKMFIGNSIFSVFITSVSMLYIPVVPVTNDPLLSSVFGGVIAGAAIGVIIRNYGSTGGFDVVSLVLIKRWDVPLGGLIFALNSGVVFISGFFFAWELALYTMASIYITGLVIDRIHTRHIKLSLMVVTTRGDELKKNLIANLYRGITVMDGEGAYSGTGVKVMYTVISRPELALVRPLIKEVDPNAFVSVSETVEVMGNFRRD